From Cyprinus carpio isolate SPL01 chromosome A7, ASM1834038v1, whole genome shotgun sequence, a single genomic window includes:
- the LOC109093322 gene encoding intelectin-like: MFLGILLSLSLNLWSCEATQTNQEKLTFCNIRDTCSNPEAAKLLDKMKFAARSCKEIRDKYRVYDDGLYYLISSRGVLYQTYCDMTTAGGGWTLVASVHENNMYGKCTVGDRWSSQQGNDPNRPNGDGTWANTVTFGTAVAATSDDYKNPGYFDIRGRDVSVWHVPNNVQLQHWKTASFLRYHTENHFLTVHGGNLFNLFKKFPVRFGIGTCNTDNGPAVPIVYDTGNAESTKNLYGPHSRGEFEPGFITFRVFNTEKAAMALCSGVKPTRCNTEHFCIGGGGHFPEWSPRQCGDFTSFDWDGYGTNVGWSASKVITEAAVLLFYR, from the exons TGTGAGGCTACACAAA CAAATCaagaaaaattgacattttgcaATATCCGTGATACCTGCAGCAACCCTGAGGCTGCAAAACTTCTGGACAAAATGAAATTTGCAGCTCGAAGCTGCAAAGAAATTCGTGACAAGTATCGTGTTTATGATG ATGGCCTGTACTATCTGATCTCATCAAGAGGGGTCCTTTACCAGACATACTGTGATATGACCACTGCTGGCGGCGGCTGGACGCTGGTGGCCAGTGTTCATGAAAACAACATGTATGGAAAGTGCACTGTTGGTGATCGCTGGTCTAGCCAGCAGGGCAATGACCCAAACCGCCCTAATGGTGACGGGACGTGGGCAAACACAGTCACATTCGGAACTGCAGTGGCTGCTACAAGTGATGATTATAAG AATCCTGGATACTTTGACATTAGGGGACGAGATGTGTCTGTGTGGCATGTTCCTAATAATGTTCAGTTGCAACACTGGAAGACTGCCTCCTTCCTGCGATACCACACTGAAAATCACTTCTTAACCGTACATGGAGGAAACCTTTTCAATTTATTCAAG aaattcccTGTAAGGTTTGGAATTGGGACATGCAACACTGATAATGGACCTGCTGTTCCAATAGTGTATGATACTGGAAATGCGGAATCAACCAAAAATCTGTATGGTCCACATTCAAGAG gagaaTTTGAGCCTGGATTCATCACATTCAGGGTCTTCAATACTGAAAAGGCAGCTATGGCTCTTTGTTCAGGCGTTAAACCAACTCGTTGTAATACTGAACAT TTTTGTATTGGTGGAGGTGGACACTTTCCTGAATGGTCTCCTAGACAGTGTGGGGACTTTACGAGCTTCGACTGGGATGGCTATGGTACTAATGTAGGATGGAGTGCTTCCAAAGTAATAACTGAAGCAGCTGTGCTTCTCTTTTATCGTTGA